Proteins from one Nicotiana tabacum cultivar K326 chromosome 23, ASM71507v2, whole genome shotgun sequence genomic window:
- the LOC107814890 gene encoding uncharacterized protein LOC107814890 gives MDHNNLGTSQAIKKDYSIKNESSESNQKLHKASGEVTSEGNQGQGGRNVAGDVAPRHVNSQGEVNMEADITMDDVIRAGGLGARDDLNSVLPIATDTTDFEASIRDAWDYEGPRESIKRPGLGWTEPAKK, from the exons ATGGACCACAATAATCTTGGAACTTCTCAAG CAATTAAGAAAGATTATAGCATTAAGAATGAAAGCAGTGAATCCAATCAAAAACTGCATAAGGCTTCAGGGGAAGTGACATCTGAAGGGAATCAAGGTCAAGGTGGTAGGAATGTCGCAGGCGATGTAGCTCCACGACATGTGAATTCTCAAGGCGAAGTAAATATGGAGGCAGATATCACTATGGATGATGTTATAAGAGCCGGAGGTCTAGGAGCAAGAGACGATTTAAATAGTGTTCTTCCTATCGCAACCGATACCACTGACTTTGAGGCTTCTATTCGTGATGCTTGGGACTATGAAGGACCACGTGAAAGCATTAAGCGACCGGGCCTTGGCTGGACAGAACCTGCAAAGAAGTAA
- the LOC107814889 gene encoding cytokinin dehydrogenase 1-like: MKSPPTHVFFKHKSMLLRLLIFILGICSINRTNLCCDQPFATPISSSSSTPSSFSVIQSSLKQLNIEGYFSFKNFDHAAKDFGNRYHFLPSAVLYPKSVSDISSTIKHVFDMGVTTDLTVAARGHGHSLEGQAQAYQGVVINMESLRAPAMRFHTGNQELPFVDVSAGELWINILHESLKLGLTPKSWTDYLHLTVGGTLSNAGISGQAFKHGPQINNVYQLEVVTGKGEVITCSEEKNADLFYGVLGGLGQFGIITRARIALEPAPKKVKWIRVLYSDFSTFSYDQEHLISSENSFDYIEGFVIINRTGLLNNWRSTFNPKDPLLAKEFSSEGKVLYCLEVAKYFNPEETTKTDQNVDVLLSKLNYIQSTLFQSEVSYVDFLDRVHVSEMKLQEKGLWDIPHPWLNLLIPKSKIHDFAREVFGKILTDTSHGPILIYPVNKSKWRKGTSVVTPEEDVMYLIAFLSSAMPSSTGKDGVEYILNKNKKILNFCRKAHIGMKQYLPHYTTQEDWKGHFGPQWETFKRRKSTYDPLAILAPGQRIFRRASGVQQQ; encoded by the exons ATGAAGTCACCACCAACTCATGTCTTCTTTAAACATAAAAGTATGCTTCTTAGGTTGCTTATATTCATACTAGGCATTTGCTCAATAAACAGAACTAACCTTTGTTGTGACCAACCTTTTGCCACCCcaatatcttcttcttcttctacccCTTCAAGTTTTTCAGTGATTCAATCATCATTGAAACAGTTAAATATTGAAGGGTATTTTAGTTTCAAGAATTTCGATCACGCGGCCAAAGACTTTGGCAACAGATATCACTTCTTGCCATCGGCAGTTCTGTATCCAAAATCAGTTTCTGATATATCATCTACCATAAAACATGTTTTTGACATGGGTGTTACTACAGACCTAACTGTTGCTGCTAGAGGTCATGGTCATTCTCTAGAAGGCCAAGCTCAAGCTTACCAAGGAGTAGTGATCAATATGGAATCGCTTCGAGCGCCAGCAATGCGTTTCCACACAGGGAATCAAGAACTGCCTTTTGTTGATGTCTCTGCAGGAGAACTTTGGATAAACATCCTGCATGAAAGTCTTAAACTTGGATTAACACCAAAATCTTGGACTGATTATCTTCACCTCACCGTTGGAGGGACTTTGTCGAATGCCGGAATCAGTGGTCAAGCATTCAAACATGGACCACAGATCAATAATGTTTACCAACTTGAGGTTGTCACTG GTAAAGGAGAGGTGATTACTTGTTCAGAGGAGAAGAATGCTGACCTGTTCTATGGTGTATTAGGAGGACTAGGCCAGTTTGGTATCATCACAAGGGCTAGAATTGCTCTTGAACCAGCACCTAAAAAG GTAAAGTGGATCAGAGTGCTGTATTCAGATTTCTCCACATTTTCCTATGATCAAGAACACTTGATATCATCCGAGAACTCTTTTGACTATATAGAAGGATTTGTCATTATCAATAGAACAGGATTGTTAAACAACTGGAGGTCTACTTTCAATCCTAAAGATCCACTTCTAGCCAAAGAGTTCAGTTCTGAGGGAAAAGTTCTGTACTGCCTAGAAGTTGCCAAATACTTCAATCCAGAAGAGACAACCAAAACTGATCAG AATGTTGATGTTCTTTTATCAAAGTTGAATTATATCCAATCGACGCTGTTCCAATCAGAAGTATCCTACGTGGATTTCCTCGACAGAGTTCACGTATCCGAGATGAAACTTCAAGAGAAGGGGTTATGGGATATTCCTCATCCATGGCTAAACCTTCTAATTCCAAAGAGCAAGATTCATGACTTTGCACGAGAAGTTTTTGGGAAGATACTTACCGACACTAGCCACGGTCCTATACTCATCTACCCAGTCAACAAATCAAA GTGGAGAAAAGGAACATCAGTAGTTACACCTGAAGAAGATGTTATGTATCTAATAGCATTTCTATCTTCTGCCATGCCATCTTCAACAGGAAAGGACGGCGTAGAATATATTCTAAATAAGAATAAGAAGATACTAAACTTTTGCAGAAAAGCACATATTGGAATGAAACAGTATTTGCCACACTACACAACGCAGGAAGACTGGAAAGGTCACTTTGGTCCCCAGTGGGAAACATTTAAAAGGAGGAAATCTACATATGACCCTTTGGCTATCCTAGCTCCTGGCCAGAGAATTTTTAGAAGAGCATCAGGCGTTCAACAACAATGA